From the Vibrio vulnificus CMCP6 genome, one window contains:
- a CDS encoding LysR family transcriptional regulator, with amino-acid sequence MQSPITLEALHILDAIDRRGSFASAANELDRAPSSLSYQIQKLEQDLDIMIFDRSGHKANFTDAGRLILERGRTILAATEKLVNDATLLANGWELDISIAYDGIIGIHHFFSLVDALGNVSKTRVRLQEEILAGCWESLQSGRADLLVCPKLEVLPHDVKADTIGKMSMTWVAAPNHYVHKRSGEFNDTAREKYRIIAIADTAREQPAITVNIIQKQPRLTVTNLQAKVDALVTGLGIGTLPTDIATPLIEAGKLKEIEGAEQQHLEIILAWKRNQMGEAKSWCIQYLKKNWKLK; translated from the coding sequence GTGCAAAGCCCCATAACCTTGGAAGCATTACATATCTTAGATGCCATCGACAGAAGAGGGAGTTTTGCTTCCGCTGCCAATGAGCTTGATCGCGCTCCTTCGTCTTTGAGTTATCAAATTCAAAAGCTTGAGCAAGATCTAGACATCATGATTTTTGATCGTTCTGGCCACAAAGCGAATTTCACAGACGCTGGTCGACTTATCTTAGAACGTGGCCGCACGATTCTCGCTGCAACAGAAAAACTTGTTAACGACGCGACACTGCTAGCCAATGGTTGGGAACTGGATATTTCCATCGCATATGATGGCATTATCGGTATTCACCATTTTTTTTCGCTTGTAGATGCGTTAGGGAACGTGAGTAAAACCAGAGTCAGATTACAGGAAGAAATTCTTGCAGGCTGCTGGGAATCCCTTCAATCCGGCAGGGCAGATTTGCTCGTGTGTCCAAAACTAGAAGTCCTGCCACATGACGTGAAAGCAGACACCATTGGAAAAATGAGTATGACTTGGGTGGCGGCACCCAATCATTACGTCCACAAACGAAGTGGTGAGTTTAATGATACAGCAAGAGAGAAGTACCGCATTATCGCTATCGCCGATACTGCACGTGAGCAACCGGCTATTACGGTCAATATCATCCAGAAACAACCGAGATTAACCGTCACTAATCTTCAAGCCAAAGTTGATGCGCTTGTCACTGGCCTCGGAATCGGCACACTACCCACAGATATCGCAACTCCATTGATCGAAGCAGGCAAGCTCAAGGAAATCGAAGGTGCAGAGCAGCAACATCTAGAGATCATTCTGGCTTGGAAGCGCAACCAAATGGGAGAAGCGAAATCCTGGTGTATTCAATATTTGAAGAAAAACTGGAAGCTAAAATAA
- a CDS encoding diguanylate cyclase yields MCSLKSLSIKNKLLLPILLFGTLIFLIAQGFHFWASYEKDQQLQNHRISILAYGAAQNLQASVLFNDQKVMQEILDSFSIDPSILIVELRSLEGGVLARYQREMPVNVDNHVLSLPYPFETFITYSQRIDVEQNAIATLSITASTQTLEQMLTRLLESSVVFLAILLLSGSTLYLIVQKVVIDPVYKLNESMQDLVEGRIKGGSLVSHSSDEMGELVNAFNAMSQRLALRDSQVHHTLDRLEHEKAFATDVIEAVQTALLVVNEHGDILHHNAAARMLFQSDAQRIAQHKLSELMLCKEPSFVANALTSKNPLEERLVECRLPTGSKLLIKISTRILSKRRATLFSIQDVTEIETALNRQRIAAGVFENSQDGLVVLDHNGLITMTNPAVTRMLGYPQEILIGKSLLKAFDWQQIQTIMPTIQESLEHYGQWQGEVLEKHYNGNLIPMFAKVSRISKKVGVQEVFDMVIILSDLSGVKEMERLEYLAHHDALTGLANRAKLHRTLEDELKLCNFTHSEFALLYMDLDGFKFINDTFGHDAGDHVLKVVSERLLNEVRSGDLVARLSGDEFVLLIKRADNHSVTLLSERILESLRQPIEYLNQTMQVGCSIGVKLVGPQEKDMERILKSADTAMYKAKKSGKGQAILIGSEVGEACLSDVTSE; encoded by the coding sequence ATGTGTTCGCTAAAAAGCCTTTCCATCAAAAATAAATTATTGTTGCCCATTTTGCTGTTCGGCACGCTGATTTTTCTTATCGCACAAGGTTTTCACTTTTGGGCGAGTTACGAAAAAGATCAACAGTTGCAAAACCATAGAATCTCTATTCTTGCTTACGGCGCAGCACAAAACTTACAGGCTTCCGTGTTATTCAACGACCAAAAAGTGATGCAAGAGATTCTAGATTCGTTTTCTATCGATCCGAGCATATTGATTGTTGAACTTCGTTCTCTTGAAGGTGGCGTCCTTGCTCGTTATCAGCGTGAGATGCCTGTTAACGTTGATAACCACGTTTTATCTCTACCGTATCCTTTCGAAACCTTTATTACCTATAGCCAACGCATAGACGTTGAACAAAACGCGATAGCGACGCTCAGTATCACCGCATCAACTCAAACGCTTGAACAAATGCTCACGCGGCTACTCGAAAGTAGTGTGGTGTTTTTGGCCATATTACTGCTTTCCGGAAGTACTCTTTATTTGATTGTGCAAAAAGTCGTGATTGACCCGGTGTATAAACTCAATGAGTCAATGCAAGATTTGGTTGAAGGACGAATAAAGGGTGGGTCACTGGTATCTCATTCCAGCGATGAGATGGGAGAGTTGGTGAACGCTTTTAATGCGATGAGTCAGCGCCTTGCTCTTCGTGACAGCCAAGTGCATCACACGCTCGATCGATTGGAACACGAAAAAGCATTTGCAACGGATGTGATTGAAGCCGTTCAAACCGCGTTGTTAGTTGTCAATGAACATGGCGATATATTGCACCACAATGCTGCTGCACGGATGCTATTTCAATCAGACGCACAACGTATTGCGCAACACAAGCTTTCCGAACTCATGCTTTGTAAAGAGCCTTCGTTCGTCGCCAATGCGTTGACTAGCAAGAATCCATTAGAGGAACGATTAGTTGAATGCAGGCTACCAACAGGCTCCAAATTGCTGATCAAAATTTCAACACGGATATTAAGCAAGAGGAGGGCGACCCTATTTTCAATTCAAGATGTAACGGAAATTGAAACCGCGTTGAATCGTCAGCGTATCGCTGCTGGTGTATTCGAAAACAGCCAAGACGGACTTGTGGTACTTGATCATAACGGACTCATCACCATGACAAACCCGGCTGTGACACGAATGCTGGGCTATCCACAGGAAATTCTAATTGGGAAGTCATTATTAAAAGCGTTTGACTGGCAACAAATCCAAACCATTATGCCAACCATCCAAGAATCGCTGGAGCATTACGGACAGTGGCAAGGTGAGGTGCTGGAAAAACACTACAATGGCAATTTAATACCAATGTTCGCCAAAGTGAGCCGAATTTCTAAAAAAGTCGGTGTTCAAGAGGTGTTTGACATGGTGATTATCCTCTCGGATCTGTCTGGCGTAAAAGAAATGGAAAGACTGGAGTATTTAGCCCACCATGATGCATTAACGGGCCTTGCAAATCGTGCCAAATTGCATCGTACGCTAGAAGATGAATTGAAGTTGTGCAACTTTACTCACAGCGAGTTTGCTTTACTTTATATGGACTTAGATGGGTTTAAGTTCATCAATGATACCTTTGGTCATGACGCTGGCGATCATGTGTTAAAGGTTGTATCAGAACGGTTACTTAACGAAGTTCGTAGTGGCGATTTAGTCGCGCGATTATCGGGTGATGAGTTCGTTCTTTTGATTAAGCGGGCCGATAATCATTCCGTCACTTTACTGAGTGAACGTATTTTAGAAAGCTTGCGCCAACCTATTGAGTATTTGAATCAAACGATGCAAGTTGGCTGTAGCATTGGCGTTAAATTGGTCGGTCCACAAGAGAAGGATATGGAAAGGATCTTAAAAAGCGCTGACACCGCAATGTATAAGGCTAAGAAGTCTGGCAAAGGGCAGGCGATTTTGATCGGCTCTGAGGTCGGAGAGGCATGTTTAAGCGACGTTACTTCGGAATAA
- a CDS encoding SPOR domain-containing protein, producing MKKVAIITLSVLLSACASDNYVANVTTESHREEFKIEPIPEPLMAQEETVQEVSIPQQVVKMEPQTEEKKVVKLSPQSETTKAVKIVPPSKKQQDKMQRFGYTVQVVAVGSQAKVDYFASKLPKDGQPIWENYKIVNGTKWFTVLYGDFATSTEAKKAIAQLPQEFKELQPFVKSIDAIKNSEYPTLNKLN from the coding sequence ATGAAAAAAGTTGCCATTATCACTCTTTCTGTTTTGCTGTCTGCTTGTGCGTCAGATAACTACGTTGCTAACGTAACGACCGAGAGCCACCGCGAAGAATTTAAAATTGAACCTATTCCCGAGCCTTTGATGGCACAAGAAGAAACCGTTCAAGAGGTGAGTATTCCGCAGCAAGTGGTTAAAATGGAGCCACAAACGGAAGAGAAAAAAGTCGTTAAACTCAGCCCTCAGTCCGAAACCACCAAAGCAGTGAAGATAGTCCCGCCGAGCAAAAAGCAACAAGACAAAATGCAGCGTTTTGGTTACACGGTTCAAGTTGTTGCTGTCGGCTCTCAAGCAAAAGTTGACTACTTTGCTTCTAAACTGCCTAAAGACGGTCAACCTATTTGGGAAAACTATAAGATTGTCAATGGTACTAAATGGTTCACAGTATTATATGGTGACTTCGCAACAAGCACTGAAGCAAAGAAAGCCATTGCACAATTGCCCCAAGAGTTTAAAGAATTGCAGCCTTTTGTAAAAAGCATTGATGCCATCAAAAACTCTGAATACCCAACACTCAACAAACTAAACTAA
- a CDS encoding bifunctional acetate--CoA ligase family protein/GNAT family N-acetyltransferase, translating to MHKLQKLFKPTSIAVIGASQRHLSAGNIVMKNLLQSGFDGTIIPVTPRYKSVAGVLAYPSVTELPLVPDIAILCTRSERNVALFKQLAEIGTEFVIVLASDTDYPHQDDQSVADACLRIARESNMRVLGPNSLGLILPWQKFNASFSPVTAKPGKIAFISQSAAVCTTILDWANDKEIGFSAFVSIGNGLDIDFDELLDYLSTDSKTDAILLYVDSITDARRFISAARAASRNRRILVLKGGRSILGRRALNKSGADTLDIVYDSAIRRSGMLRVNNTHELFAAVETLTHSVPLRGERLAIITNGAGPALMAVDTLFERGGQLANLSSETIEMLSQHLPSSWSHNNPIDIVGDADKKRYVATINAILDSDCADAVLIMHSPSAVSDSVETAQAIVDAIQSHPRHKRFNILTNWSGEQTAKPARMILTKAGIPTYRTPESAVVAFMHLVEYRRNQKQLMETPTTAEPLHVSDVNAAKAWVSEHLMDKEIAQLDTHQLGSLLKLFHFDVLPTWIASDTSEAVHIAEQIGYPVAVKLRSPDIAHKSDVQGVMLNLSNSQEVASAADAILDRTKLAYPSANIHGLLVQGMAKLAGGEEIRVKVITDKVFGPVILLGQGGSEWSEARDATAALPPLNMTLARYQIVRAIKEGHIRLQKLPEPMDVLGLAKFLVRISQMVVELPQIKELDIHPVLANGEHFTILDADLTLENYLGHGQERLAIRPFPAEFVETMQLKDGEPILLRPILPEDEPSHAEFINNVSKEDLYKRFFSDVGEFNHEALANLTQIDYDREMAFVAVSFSSGEAKIIGVARALINPENTEAEFAILIRSDLKGKGLGKVLMNKIIDYCRQKGTKKMTGMTMPTNRGMLTLAQKLGFSLDIQFEDGVADMVLPLNP from the coding sequence GTGCATAAGCTACAGAAACTGTTTAAACCCACTTCAATCGCGGTTATTGGTGCGTCACAACGTCACTTAAGTGCAGGTAACATAGTAATGAAAAACCTGCTTCAAAGCGGGTTTGATGGCACGATTATACCGGTCACGCCAAGATACAAATCTGTCGCTGGTGTTCTCGCCTACCCCTCTGTTACTGAACTGCCGCTTGTCCCCGACATTGCTATTCTGTGTACTCGCTCAGAGCGCAATGTAGCGCTTTTTAAACAACTGGCAGAAATTGGTACTGAGTTTGTCATAGTGTTGGCGTCAGATACAGATTACCCCCATCAAGACGATCAGTCTGTCGCCGATGCGTGTTTGCGTATTGCGCGCGAAAGTAACATGCGAGTGCTTGGACCAAACAGTCTTGGTTTGATCCTACCTTGGCAAAAATTTAACGCTTCCTTCTCTCCCGTAACGGCAAAGCCGGGGAAGATAGCATTTATTTCTCAGTCTGCCGCGGTGTGTACAACAATTTTGGATTGGGCCAATGACAAAGAAATTGGTTTTTCCGCTTTTGTTTCGATTGGTAACGGTCTCGACATCGATTTTGACGAATTGCTTGATTACCTTTCAACAGACAGTAAAACCGACGCCATCTTGCTTTATGTTGACTCAATCACTGATGCACGACGATTTATTTCTGCAGCCCGCGCAGCCTCACGTAATCGACGCATTCTCGTTTTGAAAGGTGGACGTTCGATTCTTGGTCGAAGAGCATTAAATAAATCGGGCGCGGATACACTTGATATCGTTTATGACTCAGCTATCCGACGTTCGGGAATGCTACGAGTCAACAACACACACGAACTGTTTGCAGCAGTAGAAACCCTCACCCATTCGGTTCCATTGCGAGGTGAGCGACTTGCCATTATTACTAATGGTGCGGGGCCCGCATTAATGGCCGTCGACACACTATTTGAACGAGGTGGGCAGTTAGCCAACTTATCTTCGGAAACGATAGAGATGCTTTCTCAGCATCTACCAAGTAGTTGGTCCCACAATAATCCTATTGATATTGTGGGCGATGCGGATAAAAAACGTTACGTTGCAACTATTAACGCCATCCTTGATAGTGATTGTGCAGATGCGGTCCTGATTATGCATAGCCCTTCTGCGGTTTCAGACTCCGTAGAAACAGCGCAAGCGATTGTCGATGCAATACAGAGTCATCCGAGACACAAGCGTTTCAATATATTAACGAATTGGTCTGGTGAACAAACTGCAAAGCCAGCCCGCATGATACTCACTAAAGCGGGAATACCAACTTATAGAACACCAGAAAGCGCAGTTGTGGCTTTCATGCATTTGGTGGAATACCGCCGCAATCAGAAACAACTGATGGAAACGCCGACAACCGCAGAACCATTGCACGTTTCCGACGTCAATGCTGCGAAAGCGTGGGTTTCAGAGCATTTGATGGATAAGGAAATCGCACAGCTTGATACTCACCAATTGGGCAGTTTGTTAAAGCTGTTCCACTTTGATGTTTTGCCGACCTGGATTGCAAGTGATACCTCCGAGGCCGTGCATATTGCCGAGCAAATCGGTTATCCCGTTGCGGTGAAGTTGCGCTCTCCTGACATTGCACATAAGTCTGATGTCCAGGGCGTCATGCTGAATCTGAGTAATAGCCAAGAAGTAGCGTCAGCGGCTGACGCTATTCTCGATCGTACAAAACTTGCCTACCCTAGTGCCAACATACATGGGCTACTGGTCCAAGGCATGGCTAAACTTGCCGGAGGGGAAGAAATTCGCGTAAAAGTCATAACGGACAAAGTGTTTGGTCCAGTAATTCTACTTGGTCAAGGAGGTTCGGAATGGAGCGAAGCTCGTGATGCAACGGCAGCGTTACCGCCTCTAAATATGACGCTGGCACGCTATCAGATTGTGCGCGCGATTAAAGAAGGCCATATACGCCTACAAAAACTGCCTGAACCAATGGATGTTCTTGGACTGGCAAAATTTTTGGTTCGCATTTCTCAAATGGTGGTTGAGCTACCGCAGATTAAAGAACTGGACATTCATCCAGTTCTGGCAAATGGCGAGCATTTTACCATTTTGGACGCGGATCTGACTTTAGAGAACTACCTAGGCCACGGTCAAGAGCGCCTTGCTATACGCCCTTTCCCCGCTGAGTTTGTAGAAACCATGCAGCTGAAAGATGGAGAACCCATTCTACTAAGGCCGATATTGCCAGAGGATGAACCTTCGCACGCTGAGTTCATAAATAATGTTTCCAAAGAAGATCTCTATAAGCGATTTTTCAGTGATGTAGGTGAATTTAATCACGAAGCCTTGGCGAATCTGACCCAAATAGATTACGACCGAGAAATGGCCTTTGTCGCCGTATCGTTTTCATCCGGAGAGGCAAAAATCATTGGCGTTGCGCGAGCCTTGATTAATCCTGAAAACACGGAGGCGGAGTTTGCGATATTGATTCGTTCTGATCTAAAAGGCAAAGGTTTAGGAAAAGTCCTGATGAATAAGATCATTGATTATTGTCGTCAGAAAGGCACGAAGAAGATGACTGGCATGACCATGCCAACAAACCGTGGCATGTTAACGCTTGCTCAAAAGCTTGGTTTTAGCCTGGATATCCAATTTGAAGATGGCGTTGCAGATATGGTGTTGCCACTGAATCCCTGA
- a CDS encoding YfiR family protein, translated as MKANLLINHLTRHPKYHYLLISRSFFHFYVALLTLALLLCFQKVFASEIPSESQLKAAAIYQTSHFVHWPDRSPDEPIRFCIKGDKKVQQALEMILENKPNTSRQFLISNNLKQCDFIYFHEKTRFQILKAQTNSTVTISGKKDFLKIGGVVELTITQGRAAIGICQRALQEKDFTVDASLMRIADVKEAERCVR; from the coding sequence ATGAAAGCCAATTTATTGATTAATCACCTTACTCGCCATCCTAAATATCATTATTTGTTGATTTCTCGTTCATTTTTTCATTTTTACGTCGCTTTGCTCACGCTAGCATTATTGCTCTGTTTTCAAAAAGTATTTGCTTCCGAAATTCCATCCGAATCACAACTCAAAGCAGCTGCAATTTATCAAACCTCTCACTTTGTTCATTGGCCAGATAGATCACCAGACGAGCCGATACGTTTTTGTATTAAAGGCGATAAGAAAGTGCAACAAGCATTAGAAATGATTCTAGAGAACAAGCCGAACACATCTCGTCAGTTCCTCATAAGCAACAACCTAAAACAGTGTGATTTTATCTACTTTCATGAAAAAACGCGTTTTCAGATACTGAAAGCACAGACCAATAGCACGGTGACGATAAGCGGCAAAAAAGACTTTTTGAAGATTGGTGGCGTGGTTGAACTGACAATAACACAAGGGCGTGCAGCGATAGGAATATGCCAAAGGGCATTGCAGGAGAAAGATTTTACCGTTGATGCTTCGCTCATGCGAATCGCCGATGTAAAGGAGGCTGAAAGATGTGTTCGCTAA